The following are from one region of the Quercus robur chromosome 1, dhQueRobu3.1, whole genome shotgun sequence genome:
- the LOC126688828 gene encoding LOW QUALITY PROTEIN: (S)-8-oxocitronellyl enol synthase CYC2 (The sequence of the model RefSeq protein was modified relative to this genomic sequence to represent the inferred CDS: substituted 1 base at 1 genomic stop codon) translates to MAVQESNRNEAATNHVAVIFGVTGLVGKELARRLILKSKWKVYGIARNPESIPIRNPNFHFISCDLLNPIETQKKLIFLQDVTHIFWITWASQFPLDSQECSEKNKDMMSNALNAILPTAKALKHVSLQTGMKHYISLEGPFDHKVRYYNEECPRISSTSHNFYYDLEDLLKERLAGKVAWSVLRPGLLMGSSTRTLYNFMGGLCVYGAICRYLHLPFVFGGTRECWEXTCIDGSDARLVAEQHIWAATNDATSSIDGQAFNAINGPSFTWKEIWPALCVKIGVEVPENMLVEDFWFEIGMADKKIVWKEIVIKEGLVQTEMEDLANWAFLDMLFRCPFKLLGTRDKADRLGFTVKYKTLNSILFWIDLMRGEKLIP, encoded by the coding sequence ATGGCAGTTCAAGAATCTAATAGAAATGAAGCTGCCACTAATCATGTGGCAGTCATATTTGGGGTTACAGGGTTAGTTGGAAAGGAGCTTGCGAGAAGGCTAATCTTGAAGTCCAAATGGAAGGTTTATGGTATAGCTCGAAACCCTGAGAGCATACCAATAAGAAATCCTAACTTCCATTTCATTTCATGTGATTTGTTAAACCCtatagaaacccaaaaaaagctTATTTTCTTACAAGATGTGACCCATATCTTCTGGATCACTTGGGCAAGCCAGTTTCCCTTGGATAGCCAAGAGTGTAGCGAGAAGAACAAGGACATGATGTCCAATGCTTTGAATGCCATTCTTCCCACAGCAAAGGCATTAAAGCATGTATCACTGCAGACAGGTATGAAGCACTATATCTCATTAGAAGGCCCTTTTGACCACAAAGTTCGTTACTACAATGAAGAATGTCCGAGGATAAGTAGTACAAGTCATAATTTTTACTATGACCTAGAGGACTTGCTCAAGGAGAGGCTAGCTGGTAAGGTAGCTTGGTCTGTGCTCCGGCCTGGTTTGTTAATGGGTAGTTCTACTAGGACTCTGTATAATTTCATGGGTGGCTTATGTGTTTATGGAGCAATTTGTAGATATCTACATCTCCCTTTTGTCTTTGGAGGGACAAGAGAGTGTTGGGAATAGACCTGCATTGATGGCTCAGATGCTCGATTAGTAGCTGAACAGCACATTTGGGCAGCCACCAATGATGCAACATCATCCATTGATGGCCAAGCTTTTAACGCAATCAATGGCCCCAGTTTTACTTGGAAGGAGATCTGGCCAGCTCTGTGTGTAAAGATTGGTGTAGAAGTACCAGAAAACATGCTTGTGGAGGATTTTTGGTTTGAAATAGGCATGGCTGACAAGAAAATAGTTTGGAAGGAGATTGTAATAAAAGAAGGGCTGGTTCAAACAGAGATGGAAGATTTGGCTAATTGGGCCTTCTTGGACATGTTGTTTCGATGCCCATTTAAATTATTGGGGACACGAGACAAAGCCGATCGGCTTGGTTTTACAGTAAAGTATAAGACATTGAATTCAATCTTGTTTTGGATTGATTTAATGAGAGGCGAGAAACTCATTCCTTAG
- the LOC126688834 gene encoding vacuolar cation/proton exchanger 3-like, whose product MDSRHDTMGMDSHHEAMNDVENGDSKSLMNKGLSKGRTQQNVSSSILRKKSDPVLVSKVRFKMLRQFLANLQEVILGTKIAVLFPAIPLAIAADFYNFGRPWIFALSLLGLAPLAERVSFLTEQIAYFTGPTVGGLLNATCGNATELIIALFALRQNKIHVVKYSLLGSILSNLLLVLGTSLLCGGLANIKKEQRYDRKQADVNSLLLLLGLLCHLLPLMFRYASGIETSTAVYTLQLSRASSIVMLIAYVAYIFFQLKTHRELFDSQEDDEEDEKAVIGFWGAFTWLVGMTIIIAVLSEYVVGTIEAASDSWGISVSFISIILLPIVGNAAEHAGSIIFAFKNKLDISLGVALGSASQISMFVVPLSVVVAWTMGIDMDLDFSLLETGCLAFTIIVTAFTLQDGTSHYMKGIVLFLCYIVIGACFFVHKIPVSETTVNLGVGQSSGVLNA is encoded by the exons ATGGATTCACGTCATGACACCATGGGCATGGATTCACATCATGAGGCCATGAACGACGTGGAGAATGGTGACTCTAAGAGCTTAATGAACAAGGGCCTCTCCAAGGGTCGGACACAACAAAATGTGTCATCCTCAATTTTGCGCAAGAAATCGGATCCAGTGCTTGTATCCAAAGTTCGGTTCAAAATGCTTAGACAATTCTTGGCCAATTTGCAAGAGGTTATTCTTGGCACCAAGATTGCTGTGCTCTTCCCAGCTATTCCACTAGCAATCGCTGCAGACTTTTATAACTTTGGAAGA CCTTGGATTTTTGCTTTGAGCTTACTTGGACTCGCACCGCTTGCTGAACGGGTCAGCTTCCTGACTGA GCAAATTGCATACTTCACGGGTCCGACAG TTGGAGGGCTTCTGAATGCAACATGTGGTAATGCAACGGAGCTCATAATTGCATTATTTGCTCTTCGCCAAAACAAAATACATGTTGTGAAGTACTCTCTTCTGGGTTCCATCCTTTCAAACCTTCTTCTTGTACTTGGGACCTCTCTCCTATGTGGAGGCTTGGCCAATATTAAAAAGGAACAAAGATATGACAGA AAACAGGCGGATGTGAACTCGCTCCTTCTGTTGCTGGGATTGCTATGCCACTTGCTACCATTGATGTTCAGATATGCCTCAGGAATTGAAACTTCCACAGCTGTGTATACCCTTCAGTTGTCAAGAGCAAGCAGCATTGTGATGCTTATAGCATATGTTGCATATATCTTCTTCCAGTTAAAAACCCACCGGGAATTGTTTGATTCACAAGag GATGACGAGGAAGACGAAAAGGCAGTGATAGGCTTTTGGGGTGCATTTACTTGGCTAGTTGGAATGACAATTATCATAGCTGTGCTATCTGAGTATGTTGTGGGAACAATAGAG GCTGCATCAGATTCTTGGGGAATTTCTGTTAGCTTCATCAGCATAATTTTGCTACCAATAGTTGGAAATGCAGCAGAACATGCTGGATCAATCATATTTGCGTTCAAGAACAAGTTG GATATCTCTCTGGGTGTAGCTTTGGGGTCTGCATCTCAAATTTCCATGTTTGTG GTTCCTCTGAGCGTTGTTGTTGCTTGGACAATGGGCATTGACATGGATCTTGATTTTAGTCTCCTCGAAACTGGTTGTCTTGCATTCACAATAATTGTCACGGCCTTCACTTTACAG GATGGAACTTCACATTACATGAAGGGAATTGTTCTTTTCCTATGCTACATTGTTATTGGTGcttgtttttttgttcataaaatCCCAGTGA GTGAAACAACCGTCAACTTAGGAGTTGGACAATCCTCTGGAGTTTTGAATGCCTGA